ATTTCGCCCCGCATGATGACAGGCAGGCTTTGTTCTTCACCGCGACCGGCGGCACAACCGGCATGCCCAAGGCGGTGATGTGGCCGTTTGAGGCTGCATGGCAGGCATTCGGCATTTCAGTGTGGCAGCGCGGGATGGGTGAGCCGCCATTCGTCGCGTCCTCATTGGAAGAACAAGTCTCCGAAGCGGCAAAGATCGCCCCGGATCATCCAGCCTCGACATCGCCGCTCTTGCTGCTCAGCCCGCTGATGCACGGTGCGGGGCAGTTTTCGGCTGTCATCCATCTGCTGAAGGGCGGGACGCTGGCGATGCTGCCATCGGAGAAATTCGAAGCTGATCTGACGATTGATGAGGTCAAGCGATTGGGCGCCCGCAACCTCTTCATGGTGGGCGATGCATTCGCCTTGCCTTTGGCAGACGCGCTTGATGCGCGCGAGGACGCCGCCGATGCGATCAAGAGTCTGCGCATGATAACTTCATCCGGCGCGGTATTCTCGGAAAGCAACAAGATGCGGCTGATCAAACACAATCCGCAATTGATGGTGTTTGATGCGCTTGGCTCGTCGGAAAGCTCAGGCACGGCGATTGTCATTACCACTGCCGCTGGCTCCAGCGGCGGAGGCAAGTTCCAGGCGCTGCCCGGGCGGGAGACAAAGCTGTTCGACGCGGATCTTAATGAAATCAAACTGGGCGAAGATGGCATTGGCATTGTTGCGCGGTCCGGCCCTCTGCCGCTGGGCTATCTGGGCGAAGACGAGAAAAACGCGAAGACTTTCCCTGAAATCGATGGCCAGCGCTATCTGATGACGGGCGATCAGGCCCGCTGGGGCGCGGACGGCACGATGGAGTTCATCGGGCGTGACAATATGTGCATCAACACCGGCGGGGAGAAAGTCTTCCCAGAGGAAGTCGAAGCGGTGCTGCAAGAGCACGCGGGCGTGAAGGATGTGCGGGTCGTGAGCCTGCCCGACCCGCGCTTTGGCCGAAAGGTTGTCGCAGTGGTGCAGCCGGAAGGCGAAG
The Altererythrobacter ishigakiensis genome window above contains:
- a CDS encoding AMP-binding protein, with the translated sequence MVWQGDNFGIALKALANAIEPERTALIHGSRIVTWSELDSLTDRIAAGLHAKGLNPGDVAGQMLRNTPEYILAYFGCIKAGVTPVNVNYHYKDRELSDIFARFGLKALFVESDFADTASTAMPEGSLTIDVSGADWAALQSTEPPGDFAPHDDRQALFFTATGGTTGMPKAVMWPFEAAWQAFGISVWQRGMGEPPFVASSLEEQVSEAAKIAPDHPASTSPLLLLSPLMHGAGQFSAVIHLLKGGTLAMLPSEKFEADLTIDEVKRLGARNLFMVGDAFALPLADALDAREDAADAIKSLRMITSSGAVFSESNKMRLIKHNPQLMVFDALGSSESSGTAIVITTAAGSSGGGKFQALPGRETKLFDADLNEIKLGEDGIGIVARSGPLPLGYLGEDEKNAKTFPEIDGQRYLMTGDQARWGADGTMEFIGRDNMCINTGGEKVFPEEVEAVLQEHAGVKDVRVVSLPDPRFGRKVVAVVQPEGEAAGLEQALDAAAREGLAGYKIPRTYFFTEQSLRLNNGKPDYKAAQALAEAHGT